The Fimbriimonas ginsengisoli Gsoil 348 genome window below encodes:
- the sucD gene encoding succinate--CoA ligase subunit alpha, with protein sequence MAILVDKDTRVIVCGMTGREGGFHTQQMIEYGTQIVGGVTPGKGGTEFLGKPVFDTVQEAVDATGANSSIIFVPPPFAADSVLECEAAGIPFASLITEGIPTQDMVRVVNRLRTNGTTRLLGGNCAGIITPGECKMGIMPGHIFCEGPIGLVSRSGTLTYEIVWEMTRAKLGQTTCVGIGGDPLPGTRFIEVMEMFENDPKTTAVVMIGEIGGSDEETACEFIKTMKKPVVGFISGRTAPPGKRMGHAGAIISGNSGTAQSKVDAFLAAGAAVADRTSDVPRLLREKMSS encoded by the coding sequence ATGGCAATCCTGGTCGACAAGGACACGCGGGTTATTGTGTGCGGCATGACGGGCCGCGAAGGTGGCTTTCACACTCAGCAGATGATTGAGTACGGGACTCAGATCGTGGGAGGCGTGACGCCGGGCAAGGGAGGCACGGAATTCCTTGGCAAACCGGTCTTCGACACCGTCCAAGAAGCGGTCGATGCGACCGGGGCCAACTCCAGCATCATCTTCGTCCCGCCCCCCTTCGCCGCCGACTCGGTGCTCGAATGCGAAGCCGCCGGAATCCCGTTCGCCTCGCTGATCACGGAGGGTATCCCCACGCAAGACATGGTCCGTGTCGTAAACCGGCTCAGGACGAACGGAACGACCCGCTTACTCGGCGGCAATTGCGCCGGAATCATCACCCCCGGCGAGTGCAAGATGGGGATCATGCCGGGACACATCTTCTGCGAGGGTCCCATCGGCCTCGTTTCCCGTTCCGGCACCCTCACCTACGAGATCGTTTGGGAGATGACCCGCGCCAAGCTCGGTCAGACCACCTGCGTCGGTATCGGCGGCGACCCTCTACCCGGCACCCGGTTCATCGAAGTGATGGAGATGTTCGAGAACGACCCCAAAACGACCGCCGTGGTGATGATCGGTGAAATCGGAGGAAGCGACGAAGAGACCGCCTGCGAATTCATTAAGACCATGAAGAAGCCGGTCGTCGGCTTCATCTCGGGCCGCACCGCTCCTCCCGGTAAGCGAATGGGCCACGCCGGCGCTATCATCTCCGGCAATAGCGGCACCGCCCAAAGCAAAGTCGACGCCTTTCTCGCCGCCGGCGCGGCCGTCGCCGATCGCACGAGCGACGTTCCCAGATTGCTCCGCGAGAAAATGTCCTCCTAA
- a CDS encoding macro domain-containing protein, translating into MPFRIVEGDLLDQSVEVIVNAWNRNTIPWWLLLPQGVSGAIKKRGGTAPFRELAKHGRLRLGQAVATSAGRLPYKAIIHVAGIDDFWRGSEKSIRESVRNALALANSRGWNSFAFPILGAGSGGFDAETAERIMSEELERAPAELDIVLVRYRKP; encoded by the coding sequence ATGCCCTTCCGAATCGTTGAAGGCGACCTCCTCGACCAATCGGTAGAGGTGATCGTGAACGCGTGGAATCGAAACACCATCCCTTGGTGGCTCCTTCTTCCGCAGGGCGTCAGTGGAGCGATCAAGAAGCGCGGTGGTACCGCGCCCTTCCGCGAGCTTGCCAAGCATGGCCGGCTCCGGTTGGGGCAGGCGGTTGCGACGTCCGCCGGGCGACTGCCATACAAGGCGATCATTCACGTGGCCGGCATCGACGATTTCTGGCGCGGAAGCGAAAAGTCGATCCGTGAGTCGGTGCGAAACGCACTGGCGTTGGCGAACAGCCGCGGTTGGAACAGCTTCGCTTTCCCGATTCTCGGCGCCGGCTCGGGCGGTTTCGATGCCGAAACCGCCGAGCGGATCATGAGCGAAGAGTTGGAGAGAGCCCCCGCCGAACTCGATATCGTCCTTGTTCGGTACAGGAAGCCCTGA
- a CDS encoding TlpA family protein disulfide reductase, producing MRTKIASLILLLASLSLAAGQQKGPSPVGKPAPALQVGHWLNTKGAPLSLDKLKGKVVVLDFWAFW from the coding sequence ATGCGCACAAAAATCGCATCGCTTATTCTGCTCCTGGCTTCCTTGAGCTTGGCTGCGGGGCAGCAGAAGGGGCCGTCGCCGGTTGGAAAGCCCGCACCGGCGCTCCAAGTTGGCCATTGGTTGAATACCAAGGGCGCCCCCCTCTCCCTCGACAAGCTCAAAGGCAAAGTCGTCGTTCTCGATTTCTGGGCCTTCTGGTGA
- a CDS encoding TA system VapC family ribonuclease toxin: protein MIFPDVNVLLQAMSPGMADYEVASRWLTRVLQGSEPVALWEPVLVSVVRISTDPRIFKPPAKVQDALNYIETLRSAPSATSIAPSKRFWGVFESLMESGVLGKGVSDVMLAALAIDQDGLFVTFDADFARFPQLRRSAPADE from the coding sequence ATGATCTTCCCGGACGTCAACGTTCTTCTCCAAGCGATGTCTCCGGGCATGGCCGACTACGAAGTTGCAAGCCGGTGGCTTACAAGGGTGCTCCAGGGATCGGAGCCCGTGGCTCTATGGGAGCCAGTTCTCGTATCGGTAGTCCGAATTTCAACTGACCCGCGAATATTCAAACCTCCGGCCAAGGTGCAGGATGCCCTCAACTACATCGAGACTCTCCGGTCAGCTCCATCTGCGACCTCGATTGCACCAAGCAAGAGGTTTTGGGGCGTGTTCGAAAGTCTAATGGAATCTGGGGTGCTTGGAAAGGGCGTAAGCGACGTTATGCTCGCGGCACTTGCCATCGATCAAGACGGTTTGTTCGTAACCTTCGACGCCGACTTCGCCCGCTTTCCTCAACTTCGCCGCTCGGCGCCGGCAGACGAATAA
- a CDS encoding ribbon-helix-helix protein, CopG family produces MAKKKTTLMIEESLYDRIRLRAAESRSSISDVVAEAARTYLTGPSVRSEKFELPSVQMGKCVLPTNVNIHKTSEVLDYLDRLELDEHGDINKVR; encoded by the coding sequence GTGGCGAAAAAGAAGACGACGTTGATGATCGAGGAATCGCTCTACGACCGAATCCGGCTACGAGCCGCCGAGAGCCGCTCGTCGATCTCGGACGTGGTTGCGGAAGCTGCCCGCACTTACCTAACCGGACCCAGCGTGCGGTCAGAAAAGTTTGAGTTGCCGTCTGTCCAGATGGGTAAGTGCGTATTACCCACCAACGTCAATATCCACAAAACTAGCGAAGTGCTCGACTACCTCGACCGGTTGGAGTTGGACGAACACGGGGACATCAATAAAGTCCGATGA
- a CDS encoding cysteine desulfurase family protein — protein MWERYFDNAATTPVDPRVLDEMLPYLRDDFGNANSIHGFGQRAMAAVDLARERVSNLIGAEDPGQIVFTSGATEANNWVISAFSNGAISPFEHSAVREPALRKGMKLLANDDFVLFPPTETLELISVMCVNNEIGTTWNAADFRSYATHIHSDMTQQLGKTPILLDGIDYASFSSHKAYGPKGVGALYFETAPPYPFQIGGEQEHGYRAGTLNVPGIVGFGAACAIAADEQEQNFHHAARLRSVLLEELGNGGRWQINGEGAPGVPHILSISFDGIEGETLVVEADQAGFAISAGAACSSRSTEPSHVLTALGFEESRLRGTVRISFGKFNSVDSVTELAKTLRHSVEKLRRMM, from the coding sequence GTGTGGGAACGTTATTTCGACAACGCAGCTACGACCCCCGTCGATCCCCGCGTGCTTGACGAGATGCTTCCCTACCTGCGCGACGATTTCGGTAACGCCAATTCGATCCATGGATTCGGTCAGCGAGCTATGGCGGCGGTCGACCTGGCGCGAGAGCGTGTCAGCAACTTGATTGGTGCAGAGGACCCTGGCCAAATCGTCTTTACCTCCGGCGCCACGGAGGCGAATAACTGGGTAATTTCCGCCTTCTCCAACGGGGCAATCTCACCATTCGAGCACAGCGCCGTTCGCGAACCTGCCCTCCGTAAGGGCATGAAGCTGCTTGCCAACGATGATTTCGTTTTGTTTCCTCCTACCGAAACCCTCGAATTGATTTCGGTGATGTGCGTGAACAACGAGATCGGAACGACTTGGAACGCGGCCGACTTCCGATCCTATGCCACCCACATTCACAGCGACATGACCCAGCAACTGGGTAAGACGCCGATTCTCCTCGACGGCATCGACTACGCCTCGTTCAGCAGCCATAAAGCCTATGGCCCAAAGGGGGTTGGCGCCCTCTACTTCGAAACGGCCCCTCCTTACCCATTTCAAATCGGCGGCGAACAAGAGCACGGCTATCGGGCAGGCACCCTAAACGTGCCGGGCATCGTGGGCTTCGGCGCGGCGTGTGCGATCGCGGCAGATGAACAGGAACAGAATTTTCACCATGCGGCGCGGCTTCGCTCCGTCCTGTTGGAGGAACTGGGGAACGGCGGTCGGTGGCAAATCAACGGCGAAGGGGCTCCCGGCGTGCCCCACATCCTGAGCATCTCGTTTGACGGCATCGAAGGCGAGACCTTGGTGGTAGAAGCCGACCAAGCGGGGTTCGCGATTAGCGCGGGAGCTGCTTGTAGCTCCCGGTCGACGGAACCAAGCCATGTGCTCACGGCGTTAGGCTTTGAGGAATCTCGGCTAAGGGGAACAGTCAGAATTTCCTTCGGTAAATTCAATTCTGTGGACTCTGTAACCGAACTTGCCAAAACGTTGAGGCATTCCGTAGAAAAGCTTCGTAGAATGATGTAG
- a CDS encoding sigma-70 family RNA polymerase sigma factor gives MRTPGRHSYVEAGAAPVTDDPAAEPADDDLLELDAAEEEAEESEETPRVHDDSEELEMWMRQTRRAQLLTPEQEVDLARKVQAGDMYAKKVLIESNLRLVVSIAKKYNARGIPLADLIQEGNLGLIRAVEKFDWRKGFRFSTYATWWIRRAIARAIINQGRTIRIPVYVAELINKVVKTASRLQQELQREPTEDEISREVGLSVDRVREMMRVAVEPISLETPVGEKDNSSIGDFVQSQNMPSPGDVTWTLIRREEIDGILGRLTSRERDVVRLRFGLDDGRSRTLEEVGSELNVTRERVRQIELRAMKKLRHIGQELTSQGFTITPTPT, from the coding sequence GTGCGCACTCCGGGTCGTCACTCCTATGTGGAGGCTGGGGCGGCCCCCGTCACGGACGATCCAGCGGCAGAACCGGCGGATGACGATCTTCTTGAATTAGACGCCGCGGAAGAAGAGGCCGAAGAGTCCGAAGAAACCCCCAGGGTTCACGACGACTCCGAGGAGCTCGAGATGTGGATGCGGCAGACCCGCCGCGCCCAGCTCCTTACTCCCGAACAGGAAGTCGACCTCGCCCGAAAGGTGCAGGCCGGCGACATGTACGCGAAGAAGGTGCTCATCGAGAGCAACCTCCGGCTCGTGGTGTCGATCGCCAAGAAGTACAACGCCCGCGGTATTCCGCTCGCGGACCTGATCCAAGAGGGGAATCTCGGCCTTATTCGCGCCGTCGAGAAGTTCGACTGGCGCAAGGGGTTCCGCTTCAGCACCTACGCAACGTGGTGGATTCGCCGCGCCATCGCCCGCGCCATCATCAACCAGGGACGCACCATCCGCATCCCGGTTTATGTGGCCGAGCTGATCAATAAGGTCGTTAAAACCGCCAGCCGCCTCCAACAGGAGCTGCAGCGGGAGCCGACCGAAGACGAGATCAGCCGCGAGGTTGGGCTGTCGGTAGACCGTGTACGCGAAATGATGCGCGTGGCAGTGGAGCCGATTTCGCTCGAAACCCCGGTCGGTGAGAAAGACAATTCGTCCATCGGAGACTTCGTCCAGTCGCAGAACATGCCCAGCCCGGGCGACGTGACTTGGACGCTGATCCGGCGGGAAGAGATCGATGGCATCCTCGGTCGGCTCACGAGCCGCGAGCGAGACGTCGTTCGCCTTCGCTTCGGTCTCGACGACGGCCGCAGCCGCACCTTGGAAGAGGTCGGCAGCGAGTTGAACGTCACCCGTGAGCGCGTTCGGCAAATCGAGCTCCGAGCGATGAAGAAGCTTCGCCACATCGGCCAGGAGCTAACTTCGCAAGGATTCACCATCACGCCCACCCCCACGTAA